CATCCTGGAAAGCAGTTGTACTATTTATGTTTTGCCATGTTAGAAACAAATTAGTGCCAGAGTCATGTTTTGGGACCATGTTACCACTTCTTTTTGACCCACAAGACTACATGAAGGTAATGGTTGAGGGGAGGGGGGGCAAGTGTACCTGATGATCTTTTGGGTCAATACGGGTAACTTTCTTGAAGGTTTCTATAGCTTTTTCAGTTTCCCCAGATTTTGCATGAATGTGACCAATAGCCTAGAAGAAGAAACATAAAATCATTTCACAAATACAACACTATGTAGCAAATAGATGAACGGAGAATAGGTGTTTGATTAGATATATATGCCTTACCTTCAAACTTTCACAGTTTTCAGGGTGCATCTCCAAAACTTTCTCAAAGCTACCTAGTGAACTTTTGAGGTCTCCAAATTTTAATTGAATTTGACCAAGTCCTGATTCAGATCATATATTGTGTTATAAACATCAACTGAATATACAGTGGAGTGCTCCAAATGACCAAACATGCTAATCTAGGCTGCATGCATCATGTGTGGACCTAAGGAAGAAGattgaaaagaaaattagaactgTTAAATGTTAATTTTGGATGTCATACAGGTAGTTTATGATCAAGCTCGTGTGGGAGCCATTCAATTTTTACTTGACGGCACACAAAAGATGTACACCATAACAATATGGCACTCACATTAACTAATTGATTGATATTATACTGTGCTTAATGTTTCGTTGGCTCAGTAGGTACAGCATAGATAGACATGATATGCATGTCCTTCCAGTTCAATGTTGATTGTGGACTTCTACTATGAACAGAAGCCAACCTGACTCACACCTCGAGGACATATGTAACGATCCTACCGATTTAACTATAAGTAATTATCTAACATATACTTTTTGAACGAAAAAACTTCATCTTGTTTCCTTCTATACCCAGAAGAATTTATACAAAGAACGAATTATCTTTTATTGAGCTGTGGTTCAAATATAAAGCCATGGAAACTAGCTACTGAGAGCCTACTACTGAACAACGTTCAGTACTACAGTGCATTAGATTCTGTAGTTCGCAATCAGTATTTCAGTGTAGACTACTAGGTGTAGAATTTTTCTGCATCAAATGTGTGCTTAAACCTAGTGGATAATAATGGTCAGCTTATGATGATCATATGTTCAAAGAGAAGAATCAAGGCAAGGTTCTTAAGGCGCTAAGGCGAGATGTGGCAAGCCACCCCCCTTCCAATCGCCTAGGCGATCATAAGGCGAGGCAACGCGATGACATATGATTATAAGAAACTTCAAAGCAGCAGcatgaaagaaaaaaacaaaagaagaaggataagacaCTAAGAAAGGCCCAGCCCACCAGCCAGGCCATATATCCTTCCTGGCATGTTCTATGACCTATCTGTTATTCTGTTACCCGCAGACCTCCCCAAACCATCGACAAGCATTccagcgccgccgccactgcccctCTCTGAGCGACTCTTGCCTCCGTCCCTCCCTCTCCCGTTCTCCATAtgcgctccctccctcccacccCCCCTTCCTCACTGCTGGTGCCGCCCCCTTCCAGATCCCCTCCAGTCGTCTGCAGATCGCAGATCAAGAGTTGTTGACTGCTGCTGCCCCTCCCAGATATCTGATGTTGCAGAAGTCTGTGATGGCCATAGTGTCTGGAACCGATGGGGATGGGAGCAGATACAAGTGCTTGGCCTTCCCAATCCACCTTCCTTTCTCTTCTGCCTCCCCTCCTCTCTCATTTTGCTGATTTTTAGTCATGGTAATGGGGATGCCCAGATTTTTTTTAGCGCCTGGACGCCCAGGTTTATTTagcgcctggacgcctaggcgacgccttaaaACCTGGAATGAAGATGATGGATATTATGGAATTTAAAGAATAGAACAATTTAATCAAGTTAGTTAGCACAAAGGTCTCATGATTACTCCTGCTAAAGAAGGATCCAATGCATGCAAATCAGATAGATAATAAATTATATCGTGGTATCTGATATTGATGAAAAAACGTGGGCATGCATAAATGCTGAGACATTATTAAGTAAAACAATGGTAAACAAAATTGAAAAGATAAAGCATGTGCACACGAAACTCTACCAATATATGGTAACACAAAGTCTTGTGGTTTACTGATTTCATTAACAGATGCCATGTAATATCGTCCGGCAGTATCAATGTCCCCCTGCATTTTATTAAAATACCAAATATATGCATAAATAAATGTGGTTGGCCATTTTAACAAAGGAATCCAAAATGCCAACAAAGAAACAAGTAAAAGACCACTATTAGTTTTATATGTACATGGAAAGAGTATATTACCTTACTGTGGTACGATCTGGCTAAGTTATAGTAAGCATGTGATTTCAGTAGTCCATGATTGCTTGAAGAAAGAGCGGTCTCAGTCAATTGTTCAACCACAAAATGTTGGCCAGTAAAGAAATAATGATTCGCAAGGTGGTTGAGTGCCAATGTATAATAAGGATAGATTTCAAATGCTTTTTTCATTTTCTCCATTCCCCTCCGAATTCCACCAGCTATAGGCAAGTTGAAACGCTCAAATTAGAAAGAGGGGGATCAAGCAACTTTAAGATTTTAACCTCACACCTGTGCAGAGAATTTACCTTCATTTGTTTGCAAGTCCATGATTGCGAGTGCTACTAGAGCATCAACATTCTCAGGGTCCAACTGTAAAGTTTAAGTTGCATTGGTTAAGGAAATGTATTTACCTTAGATACAAATTTTCTGCCCAGTGAAAGAAATAATGCTGACCTCTAAAACTCGCTGAAAAGCTTGACGAGCTTTTTCTACTTGTCCAAGTTTGTATCGGCAAAAGGCTATACCAAGCCTTACAGCAGCAGGACAATTGCAATAGACCCGAAGAGCTCTCTAAGAAGTGTACAAAGTCAACAGGGGAATTTGTCAGGATGTCACAAACAAGTATCAATGTAAGATAAtcatttattattatttattgacCTTGTAGAGATCTAATGAGTTCCTATAATGCTCCAATGATTTTTTGTGCTGCTGCTCCGCTTCACCCATCAAAAAGTAAACAGAGGCCTGTGACAGCAGATTTGAAAAATAAATTAGGATTTTACAAATAAAtatcaaatatatcaataaataaTGGTATATTTATTATGTTGCccagaaaattaaaaaaatgaaagCTTCTCTATCTGAATCTATGTTGTACCCAGAACACAAGTTGGTATGTCACTGAATCAGCAGCAAAGATAAGTCTGTAGCAGCACACAACTTACAGTCGAAATAAAGTGTAAGCTTTTTTATCACGATTCACGACAGATATTTGGTCACTTAGAAACCCTGCTTAATTAAGAAGAACCCATACAAATCTAATTTTCTGTTAATCGGTTCCAAATGTAGATTCTATTGTTTGGAGCTCCGCACAATTAAGGAGAAACGCAGGTCCCTGGGATCAAACAGGAAATAAGAAAAAAACATTCCCGTCTTATTTTTCATCTCCAGAACTGGCCCAGAGCATTGCATCAATTAAATCCTGCCCTTGAACCCATCATCCAAGTAAGTTATGCCATCATCTTACACATGTTAAAGAGTCAATTAAAGGATACAGAACAAGACACAACTAGTTGTAGTGAAACAGCAAGCATTTAACAAACAATGACAAGGCATGGAACTAAAATGTTCAACAGCTCTTAAATGTTAAGATATGATTAAACTATTGTAGAAACACATAACATGGTGACACTTCCACTGGCTTAAATCATAACCAAGAAAGGCAAAACTATATGCATCAGCATTTACAATCGACTCCACATGAGAAACAATTTGAAAGTATCCATATTTCATTACTTATGGCCTTATGGCCTTATGGGACCATCTAAACAACCTAAAAATCACCTGACCAAGTAGAGCTGGAAAATTGTTcccatcttcatccaacacaatcTTGAATGAGTCAGACGCCATTTGCAACTCACCCTTGGCAACACAGAGTTGACCTGCAGGAACATTGACATATGAGCATACTGAAAGCTCCAATCCTGGTAAAGGACAATATGGAGTAATCATCCAAAATGTAGTACATATATGATGAAAAAAGGCATTGAATTGGGTACTTCATACCAATGCAGCAGGGCATACATGCTAAAAGGAAGATACTAGACAAAATGAGTAACCTAAATAAATACACCCTCGGACCCTCCAGTAAGAAGTACTCCCTCCaatccaaattgtaagtcattttagctttgtcctaagtcaaaattCTCTAGCCTTGACACAGTTTTATAGAGAAAAAAAATGCACCATGAAGTACATTTTGATAGTgcatttaattcatattgtagatgttaatatatttttcctatATCCTTAGTCAAACCTGGCAAGTTGGACTTAGTACAAAGCTAAAACgacttgttgtgagagaaaatttGGCTGTACTGctactgatgctgatttgttgtgagagaaaaaacattgttctgctgaagtagtgctgaaaAACAGGGCATTAcaatttggaacgaagggagtgTATTATGCAGAAGGATTAAGAATGTGACTCAAATGGCCTTGTTGGCAAGTGGTGTGCCATTCATCTATTTGTGTCAGTGATAGAATTTATTGAGCAAGGGCAAGGAAGTCAAAGTGCCTTGAAATTCTGGGATGGTATGTATTTTGAGAGAAGTTGAGAAGGCTAAAATGACATCAATTCTGAATCAGAAAAAGTAACATTACTACATTAGTTTCTCTCAAAATCAATAATGATATCAGACAACAACATCAGAATAAGAATAGCTGCCCAATCACATTAAGAATGCATTGTGGTGTGGCAACTACTTGTTGCAGCGAATTAGAACTACAAAAGGACCCTTCCTATTTTCTCCCATGTGCATCCAATGTAATAGTCATTCATCCTGCAACCACATGACGATGTGCAGGAAAGctataaaacaacaatacatATGTAAGAGGTTTAAAATGTTAAAAGACAGTGGAACCTTTTCCGATCCATGTAGAAGGTTCAGTTTCATCTATCCTTGATGCTCTATTATAGTACTGAGTTGCATCTTTAAAATGTGTTTCCTTCTGTGGTGCTCTATCAACCTTTCCCAAGAAAGTATGGAAAGCACCCAAAGCATTAAGGATTGCTATCCGTTCATACTTCACATCAGCATAATACTCGTCAATTTCTGCAGAGACAAGATTCAGATAAAAAGATTCGAGTCTTTCAGAAATAGAACTAGAAAGGAAAATCAAATATGCTTTGGTTTAATAATAAAAACTACTTCCAGTGTCAAAGAAAAACTAACCAGGGCCAGATCCTTCCTCCAGAATCTGACGGAACTGCTCTATCTTTCCTTGCTTGAAGTATTCTCTCTGTGCACAAGTAAGATTAACAAGAAATAAAAATTGCAACTGAATAAGTATATacatttattaaaaaaatcatttcttgagagaAAGACCAAAACAATTTGAAAAAAGGCACATCTGTAGGTGCAAGATTCAGATCATGACCAGACATGCAATCATCAGAGGCAGGATATATAAGAATAAACAACCAAAAGAAACCACAACAATGCTGCTACAGAGTACATCATTGCATGCAATTGCTTTGTCTTGTCATTTCTGTAGTGGCTCTTGTTCCTTTTAATGTTTGTACTAGGCTAATGAAAAATTGGAGCACAAGTATCTCCcccctcaccaccaccaccacacacacccAAAAAAATGCATTTCTCCATGTTACTAAATTATTTGTCCAAACAAGATCACAGGTTCTATACTTCTATGAGCTATGATTTCTGGAACATTACTGGCTATAATACCATCTGCCCTCAATGAGGATGTTCACCTTGCAGAACCAGAACAAAGGTAATCTCAGCAACTGCTTCAGCATACATTAACAATTCAACAGTAACCATCAAGATCACCTGAATCCTCCCAAGGCCATACGGAAGCATAAATTTAAGCGCGACCCTAGCTCTAGAAGTTCCAGTTAAATTTGTGGCTAGACGCAAGGATGCACAACGACGCATAGAAGTGCAcccacagaaaaaaaaaaatcgCATGAAGCATTGGGGATTCCTTGGTGTTGCGGTATATAACTAGATAGACGGAAAAGGGAGACGTACGGCAATGATGAGCCAGAGATGAAGCGGGGCCTGCTCGGCCTTGAGGATGTCGACGATATCGGATGCGTCGTGGGGAAGCTGGTCCAGCGCCACCCGCACCTCCTCCTCTGTCCCCTGCACCGGGATGTACACGCTCGTCATCTTCCCGGTGCTTCTCACTCCCCCTTCGCCGCCGAAGGGAGAGAAACAGAAGCCCTTGGCAATTGGGTGTTCAGTCTTTTGCGCCCCGATAAAAGAGGCGGCGGCTAGCGGTCGACAGGGCAGATGGAGTTGCAGAGAAGCACCGCGGCACGGGTAGGGCTACACGAAGACGAGCCTGTCGAACAAGGGTAGAGACATCTGTGAGCCATTATATAAGACACTAGTAGACGCCAAGAAGAGTCGTCCTAGCACCAGAGgagtttttttttctgaattACAGATAACGAAGAAGAAGATGCCATTACCTGCCCGCGCCTAGAACGTGCTCGCCACCGCCGTGCCCTGCGCCGCTGCGTGGCTCGCCTCGCGCAGAGCCCCTCCGGACAGGACAGCtcctcgccgccgcagcctcgcaCGTGATCGCCTCTGCCTGACTCACTGGCGGATCTAGAAACCGGACAGAGTGGGAACCGACCTTGAAGGATGTTGCTGGATTTGCATCAGCCCTGGGCTGCTAGGGGCGCCGCCGCGCAAGCCGCAGGCTGCCGGAGCTTTCGTGGAGCCGGAGCCGTCGGGCGCAAAGATTGACGAGAACcggaggggtggagggtgccgCCACCGCCGGTGGCTGAAGTACGAATTCTGCCGGAGAGGAACGAGAAGGAGAGGATGTGAGGAACGAGCGATACGGGGAGATGCGAATACGCTGCTGATGGCCGGGTGGGCTAGGCCTTTTCGGCTTCACACATGGGCTGCCGATTGACTCATATCCCATAGGTAGATCTGAGCGTTTTTTTCTTCAGGCTGGGCCAGAAAAAACTTGATTGGGCTGGAACTTTTGGGCCTGAGTAGGGCGGCCATTATTTTCTATggaaaataataaaagaaaaaggtCCACATTACCTCTATCAATTTTCGCAAAAATCCGTTTTTCCTCCCTGAACTCCAAAACAGCACAAAACaccccctcaacttttaaaatcattcatcttacctccctgacCCTGTTATAAGCAATTTTGAAGGTGGTTTtggctttttcttttttatttattttggctgaatctttgaaaaatcatagtaaatcacagaaaaaccataaaatagaaaatctaattttgttggactccacatgagtagatctacacagtgaatatataatatattaTGCTTTATTATAAAGTTTTTATTGTGGCTTTAGATTTATGCTttttgtaattaattagaataattcatagctgcagtttatatggtccaattgtgataaaatttttatggtgggctaattattacatgattaaactgtagtaaaaattttatactcattggatcatgtatggcttagttatagatttatttatattaaacaagcataaacctaaataaaatcaataactaagttatacatgatcaaatgagtatgaaatttttactacagtttaagcatacaataattagtccactataaaaattttatcacAATTGGATCATAGAAACTGTAGTTATaaattattccatttaattacaaaagagcatagatctaaagttacagcaaaaactttgtactaaagccaatcatattatatattcactgtgtagatctactcatgtggagtccaataaaattaaatttcccattttatgatttttctatgatttactatgatttttaaagattcagccgaaataaataaaaaagaaacagacaaaaccgccttcaaaactACTTATCACCGGGTCAGGGAGGTAAGATgcacggttttaaaagttgaggaagGTGTTTTACCCGGTTTTGAATTTCAGGAAGAAAAAGCGGACTTTCGTAAAAATTGAGGGAGATAATGCAGACTTTTTCCATAATAAAATAGATATTTCTAACTAGGCTCCAGCTGAATAAAAAATTCCTAGACATCAGTAGGTTCTGTCTAATAAGGGGCGGGCTTGGGCCGAATTTGTTCACGTCCACACAAAGAATTACTTACTAACTTATTAGGCTTGACCCTAGCTATTGCCCTCCTAGCAGCGGTGTTTGGTTTGTAGCCACACACCACCACGTGCACAGCGGTGGCGAGCCATAAAGAACCTAACGTACCTGTTTGGATGGTTACGCGAGACATACACAGAATTTTGCAGTGGAAAAGTCATCATGAAGTGTGGCACTAAAAAATAAGCCACAAATGCGGCGTGCCACACCATGCCGCACTTTAGGTGTGGCCAAGAGTGTCCAGCATCCAAACACCCTCTTTTGTTGCTACTGCATCATTTTGAgtcttgttgattcttctatctTTTTCCTTTCTGACTTTCAATCGGTAAATCTACATAGTATGCATACTACAAGTGGCTaattgtcgggtatcgatattagggatagctaaagcaaggaagttagcgctcaCACTGACTTCCCCGCATggctcaagacgtattaaaaggtcccgcacgaccccaaggccgcgggcttcgtctcgcccgacctcaaggcagcgggctctgtctcgcccgatctcaaggacacgggctccgtctcgtctgaccccttgggtgtgggctccgtctcgcccgaccctaaggacgcggtttccatctcgctcgaccttAAGCTCTATCTCACCCAACCTCGAGGATGcgtgctccgtctcgctcgacctcgaggccgcaggctctgtctcgcctgaccccttgggtgtgggctccgtctcgcccgaccccaaggatgcgggttctgtctcacccgaccccaaggataTAGGgttcgtctcgcccaaccccttgggcatGGGCTCTATCTTGCCCAACCTCGAGGACGTAGGTTCTGTCTCGTccaacggggacccataccgtcaccaaccactccaggtcccaGAGTATAGGCTTGGGCCAAAACTCTAACGCCAaggaagaggctggcacgccatgatttaacccgtggccatgacgggccatacctggggattcacatcaagaacaatatcggacgtgccggtgctgttATGCCTAATCCTCGTATGGACGCTAAcaggcgcgttagttcaccacgacgtccgtcggGACGAAGTGAAAtgccatgaccggtagatgacgCCTATGCATGAcgccagtgatgaatagggccatgACATAGAGCCATTCCTGTTGATATCTACAGGATCAGCAgcacccgcatgaaggagaagaaggacccggtaaCCCTAGAAGTCTTTTTCTCTAttttgttcttctccttttccttctctATAACCTAcgctttcccttcacctataaaagaggAAGCAGGACATCCCACGCTGGAAGATGGGAACATAAGAGCACAACACGAGCACACGCCTGAgtagcaagcgagctctcagcacccgttcactccttccaccagagacttggg
The sequence above is a segment of the Miscanthus floridulus cultivar M001 unplaced genomic scaffold, ASM1932011v1 fs_294_3_4, whole genome shotgun sequence genome. Coding sequences within it:
- the LOC136531175 gene encoding protein CTR9 homolog is translated as MTSVYIPVQGTEEEVRVALDQLPHDASDIVDILKAEQAPLHLWLIIAREYFKQGKIEQFRQILEEGSGPEIDEYYADVKYERIAILNALGAFHTFLGKVDRAPQKETHFKDATQYYNRASRIDETEPSTWIGKGQLCVAKGELQMASDSFKIVLDEDGNNFPALLGQASVYFLMGEAEQQHKKSLEHYRNSLDLYKRALRVYCNCPAAVRLGIAFCRYKLGQVEKARQAFQRVLELDPENVDALVALAIMDLQTNEAGGIRRGMEKMKKAFEIYPYYTLALNHLANHYFFTGQHFVVEQLTETALSSSNHGLLKSHAYYNLARSYHSKGDIDTAGRYYMASVNEISKPQDFVLPYIGLGQIQLKFGDLKSSLGSFEKVLEMHPENCESLKAIGHIHAKSGETEKAIETFKKVTRIDPKDHQVHLPPLPSTITFM